One window of Vicinamibacterales bacterium genomic DNA carries:
- a CDS encoding cytochrome c, with protein sequence MKIARIGVVMAAVFASAPLAQAQSAPTFARDVAPIFYSKCVECHRPTMFAPMSLVKFEDARPWARSIRQRVAARTMPPWGADSAHGVFKNDPRLTDQEVETILAWVDAGAPKGNDTDLPGAPTFAEGWSIGQPDVVFTMTEDFKIPATGVVDYQYLRLPTNISEDKWIQAIEIKPQARAHVHHVLAYTQPTGAPLNQNGALGPGNIGGVTPNKPGVVFEPGVGRLLTANSDIVLQMHYTTNGEATTDRTQVGIVFAKAAPKMQQRGGSVIQPRFVIPAGAPAHEVRGSRVLAADTLITSFTPHMHVRGKSMTYRAKFPDGTTETLLSVPKYDFNWQITYELAKPRLFPKGTEIEVIAHYDNSVNNKFNPDPTKDVRWGDQTWEEMMIGFWGTVVERPVASSPQQQ encoded by the coding sequence ATGAAAATCGCTCGCATCGGCGTCGTCATGGCGGCTGTGTTCGCGTCGGCTCCGTTGGCGCAGGCGCAAAGCGCCCCCACGTTTGCCAGGGACGTGGCGCCCATCTTCTATTCCAAGTGCGTCGAGTGCCATCGCCCGACGATGTTCGCACCCATGTCGCTGGTGAAGTTCGAGGACGCGCGGCCGTGGGCGCGATCGATCCGCCAGCGGGTGGCGGCGCGCACCATGCCGCCCTGGGGCGCCGACTCGGCGCACGGCGTGTTCAAGAACGACCCGCGGCTGACGGACCAGGAAGTCGAGACCATTCTCGCGTGGGTGGATGCCGGCGCGCCGAAAGGCAACGACACCGATCTGCCGGGGGCGCCGACGTTCGCCGAAGGCTGGAGCATCGGCCAGCCGGACGTCGTGTTCACGATGACCGAAGACTTCAAGATCCCGGCGACTGGCGTCGTTGACTACCAGTACCTGCGGCTGCCGACCAACATCAGCGAAGACAAGTGGATCCAGGCGATTGAGATCAAGCCGCAGGCGCGCGCGCACGTGCACCACGTGCTGGCCTACACGCAGCCGACCGGCGCGCCCCTCAACCAGAACGGCGCGCTCGGGCCGGGCAACATCGGCGGCGTCACGCCCAACAAGCCGGGCGTGGTGTTCGAGCCCGGCGTCGGCCGGCTGCTGACCGCCAATTCCGACATCGTGCTGCAGATGCACTACACGACCAACGGCGAGGCGACGACCGATCGCACGCAAGTCGGCATCGTGTTCGCGAAGGCAGCGCCGAAAATGCAGCAGCGCGGCGGCAGCGTCATCCAGCCGCGGTTCGTGATCCCGGCCGGCGCGCCGGCGCACGAAGTGCGGGGCTCGCGCGTGCTGGCCGCCGACACGCTGATCACCTCCTTCACGCCGCACATGCACGTGCGCGGCAAGAGCATGACCTACCGTGCGAAGTTCCCCGACGGCACCACCGAGACGCTGTTGTCGGTGCCGAAGTACGACTTCAACTGGCAGATCACCTACGAGCTGGCCAAGCCGCGGTTGTTCCCGAAGGGCACCGAGATCGAGGTGATCGCGCACTACGACAACTCGGTGAACAACAAGTTCAATCCCGACCCCACCAAGGACGTCCGCTGGGGCGACCAGACCTGGGAAGAGATGATGATCGGCTTCTGGGGGACGGTCGTCGAACGGCCGGTCGCCTCGTCGCCACAGCAGCAGTAG
- a CDS encoding serine hydrolase domain-containing protein, with protein MKLRLFSVIAAIGASILLAPAGSAQELPYQIFERYLEPLAQQIGMPGLSALIVRNSRVEWERGYGYADVENKIAARPDTPYPIGGVTQAMTGVLIGICTDRRQLGVDEVDTGIRRWVPTFPDDASVRHVLAHASEGRFNYDAARFTALTPVVEACTRQPFRVAAAEEILERLAMTSSVPGLDLGRPEGQAARNLFDAARLARYNSQLARVAVPYRIDRSGHAVKSEYPSYGLDAAGGMVSTARDLASFEAALDNGVPLSSSTLNQMWTGATFNGLTMPTGLGWFVQTSSRERLVWSFGHIPDAASALILKMPSKRLTLILLANSGGLAAGYNLEQGNVANSPFVKIFLRLFI; from the coding sequence ATGAAACTCCGCCTATTTTCGGTCATCGCGGCCATTGGCGCCAGCATTTTGTTGGCTCCGGCGGGGTCTGCCCAGGAGTTGCCCTACCAGATCTTCGAGCGCTACCTCGAGCCGCTCGCCCAGCAGATCGGCATGCCCGGCCTGTCGGCCCTGATCGTGCGAAACAGCCGTGTCGAATGGGAACGGGGTTACGGCTACGCGGACGTGGAAAACAAGATTGCCGCCAGGCCGGACACGCCCTATCCCATTGGCGGCGTGACGCAGGCCATGACCGGCGTGCTCATTGGCATCTGCACCGATCGGCGCCAGTTGGGGGTGGACGAGGTGGATACCGGCATCCGCCGGTGGGTGCCCACCTTCCCGGACGATGCCTCGGTGAGGCACGTGCTGGCCCATGCCTCCGAAGGTCGCTTCAACTACGACGCCGCCAGGTTCACCGCACTCACGCCGGTGGTCGAGGCGTGCACCAGGCAGCCGTTCCGCGTCGCCGCCGCCGAGGAAATCCTCGAGCGTCTGGCCATGACGTCGTCCGTTCCAGGCCTCGACCTGGGCCGGCCCGAAGGGCAGGCGGCCCGCAACCTGTTCGACGCGGCCCGCCTCGCGCGCTACAACAGCCAGCTCGCGAGGGTGGCGGTCCCGTATCGCATCGATCGGTCCGGTCACGCCGTGAAGTCCGAATACCCGTCGTACGGACTGGATGCCGCCGGCGGCATGGTCTCCACGGCCCGGGACCTGGCCAGCTTCGAGGCGGCCCTCGACAACGGGGTGCCCCTCAGCTCCAGCACGCTGAACCAGATGTGGACCGGCGCCACCTTCAACGGTCTGACCATGCCCACCGGCCTCGGCTGGTTCGTGCAGACCTCGTCCAGAGAGCGGCTGGTCTGGAGCTTCGGTCACATTCCGGATGCGGCGTCGGCCCTGATCCTCAAGATGCCGTCCAAGCGCCTCACCCTGATCCTGCTCGCCAACAGCGGCGGCCTCGCCGCCGGCTACAACCTCGAGCAGGGCAACGTGGCCAACTCGCCGTTTGTGAAGATCTTCCTGCGCCTCTTCATCTAG
- a CDS encoding CocE/NonD family hydrolase, producing MTSFHRFTGALVATLVLLSIALPAQQGTLTPAEQQRRKDLEAELQSITVVERRVMIPMRDGVRLATDIYRPKNAAGKVPIVFVKTPYNFNFWDVRNGVPADMSTILAAVKRGYAYVGQNERGHFFSEGNYDILGAPITDGYETIDYLTKQPWSNGKLGTTGCSSTAEWQPAVASLGHPGFAAMNVQGFGAGVGKVGPYWEQGNWYRGGAMQMLFITWIYGEQNQVRPMFPKDTPREELIAASRLFDLAPRMPPVDWDKALWHLPTQDIIKNVGGPRGIFADRMPVETGGMMQQREPASDAWRKGGLWHDDMALNVPGLWFMSWYDVSVGPNLEMFNQVRRTAKGEVANQQWAVIAPVAHCSFTRATENTVVGERSMGDARLDYNELVYGFFDKFLKGDANGRIEKQAKVTYFTMGSNKWQTSEVWPPAGAQPMTFHLSSGGGANSLNGDGLLASTPPDANKPDAFTYDPMNPVPSYGGNVCCTGNAITAGSFDQRKMESRYDILVYTSEPFKDGLEVSGPITPTLYVSSDARDTDFTVKVLDVYPDGRAFNLDESIQRMRYREGYDKPLVWMEKDKVYKVTLQPLTTSNYFAPGHRLRIEVSSSNFPRFDRNLNTGGRNYDEAKGVVARNVVHHSKQYPSAVTVTVVRK from the coding sequence ATGACTTCGTTCCATCGATTCACAGGGGCGCTCGTCGCCACGCTCGTTCTTCTCAGCATCGCCCTGCCAGCGCAGCAGGGCACCCTCACACCCGCCGAACAGCAACGACGGAAGGATCTCGAAGCCGAACTCCAGAGCATCACCGTCGTCGAACGGCGCGTGATGATCCCGATGAGGGACGGCGTGCGGCTCGCCACCGACATCTACCGGCCGAAGAATGCCGCGGGCAAGGTGCCAATCGTTTTCGTCAAGACCCCTTACAACTTCAACTTCTGGGATGTCCGCAACGGCGTGCCGGCCGACATGAGCACGATTCTGGCAGCGGTCAAGCGCGGCTACGCGTACGTTGGGCAGAACGAGCGCGGTCATTTCTTCTCCGAGGGCAACTACGACATCCTCGGCGCGCCCATCACCGACGGTTACGAGACGATTGACTACCTCACCAAGCAGCCGTGGTCCAACGGCAAGCTCGGCACCACCGGGTGTTCATCCACCGCGGAGTGGCAGCCGGCGGTGGCGTCGCTCGGGCATCCCGGCTTTGCCGCCATGAACGTGCAGGGCTTCGGCGCCGGCGTCGGCAAGGTCGGTCCGTATTGGGAGCAGGGCAACTGGTACCGCGGCGGCGCCATGCAGATGCTCTTCATCACCTGGATCTACGGCGAGCAGAACCAGGTGCGGCCGATGTTCCCGAAAGACACGCCGCGGGAAGAGCTGATCGCGGCGTCGCGGCTGTTCGACCTGGCGCCGCGGATGCCGCCGGTGGACTGGGACAAGGCGCTGTGGCACCTGCCGACGCAGGACATCATAAAGAACGTCGGCGGCCCGCGCGGGATCTTCGCCGACCGCATGCCGGTGGAAACCGGCGGCATGATGCAGCAGCGCGAACCCGCCTCAGACGCGTGGCGCAAGGGCGGCCTGTGGCACGACGACATGGCCCTCAACGTGCCCGGCCTCTGGTTCATGTCCTGGTACGACGTCTCGGTGGGCCCCAACCTCGAGATGTTCAACCAGGTGCGGCGCACGGCGAAGGGCGAAGTCGCCAACCAGCAGTGGGCGGTGATCGCCCCGGTGGCGCATTGCTCCTTTACCCGCGCCACCGAGAACACCGTGGTCGGCGAGCGCAGCATGGGCGACGCGCGTCTCGACTACAACGAACTGGTCTACGGCTTCTTCGACAAGTTCCTGAAGGGTGATGCCAATGGCCGCATCGAGAAGCAGGCGAAGGTCACCTACTTCACGATGGGCAGCAACAAGTGGCAGACCTCGGAGGTGTGGCCGCCGGCCGGCGCCCAGCCGATGACGTTCCACCTGTCGAGCGGCGGCGGCGCCAACTCGCTGAACGGCGACGGGCTGCTGGCCTCGACGCCGCCGGATGCGAACAAGCCGGATGCCTTCACCTACGACCCGATGAACCCGGTGCCGTCCTACGGCGGCAACGTCTGCTGCACCGGCAATGCCATCACCGCGGGGTCGTTCGATCAACGGAAGATGGAGTCGCGGTACGACATCCTGGTTTACACCTCGGAGCCGTTCAAGGACGGCCTCGAGGTCAGCGGGCCGATCACGCCGACGCTCTACGTGTCGTCAGACGCCAGGGACACCGACTTCACTGTCAAGGTGCTCGATGTCTATCCCGACGGCCGGGCGTTCAACCTCGACGAATCCATCCAGCGGATGCGCTACCGCGAGGGCTACGACAAGCCGCTGGTGTGGATGGAGAAGGACAAGGTCTACAAGGTGACGCTCCAGCCGCTCACCACCAGCAACTATTTCGCGCCCGGGCACCGCCTGCGCATCGAGGTGTCGAGCAGCAACTTCCCGCGTTTCGATCGCAACCTGAACACCGGCGGCAGGAACTACGACGAGGCCAAGGGTGTGGTGGCGAGAAACGTGGTGCACCACTCGAAGCAATACCCGTCGGCCGTGACGGTCACGGTCGTCCGCAAGTAA
- a CDS encoding elongation factor P: MPALMEAIEIKRKAYFEYENAPYHCLDVEVSKPTARGGQTLVRLKMRNLLTRAVFDKTFKAGEKFAEPDLVMSSATFSYADADGFHFMDQGTFETHTLSADILGEDRGLLVDNVEVQIHRYNGQPIGIVFPPHVELKVASTEMGVRGNTASGSVTKPAVLETGLEIQVPLFIKEGELVKVHTETRAFAGRA, translated from the coding sequence ATGCCCGCACTGATGGAAGCCATCGAGATCAAGCGCAAGGCGTACTTCGAGTACGAGAACGCCCCGTATCACTGCCTGGACGTGGAGGTGTCAAAGCCCACGGCCCGCGGCGGCCAGACGCTGGTGCGGCTGAAGATGCGCAACCTGCTTACCCGCGCCGTCTTCGACAAGACCTTCAAGGCCGGGGAGAAGTTCGCCGAGCCCGACCTGGTGATGTCGTCGGCGACCTTCAGCTACGCCGATGCCGACGGCTTCCACTTCATGGACCAGGGAACGTTCGAGACGCACACCCTCAGCGCCGACATCCTCGGCGAGGACCGCGGGCTGCTGGTGGACAACGTCGAAGTGCAGATTCACCGCTACAACGGCCAGCCGATCGGCATCGTCTTTCCGCCGCACGTCGAGCTGAAGGTGGCGTCCACCGAGATGGGCGTGCGCGGCAACACCGCGAGCGGCAGCGTGACCAAGCCGGCGGTGCTCGAGACCGGCCTCGAGATCCAGGTCCCACTGTTCATCAAGGAAGGCGAGCTCGTGAAGGTCCACACCGAAACACGGGCATTCGCCGGCCGAGCGTAG
- a CDS encoding YbhB/YbcL family Raf kinase inhibitor-like protein has protein sequence MRRALLVLFSLLFLPSSAFATWSVIAVDRASGRVVIASATCVDRDDQFLMGVQAVVVPGKGVAACQAGVDNTHKNQMLVFEELNKGTDPNRIIAMLSQDPAYQSRQFGILDLQGRSAGHSGLTNGYVSQDIQGQVPGTEIFYSIQGNILRPGQVVPNAVQAFLKTAGSITDRVMAAMDAADGSGGDSRCVCPPWPTNGTAPAIPCDGRTAHVAYILAADPKDTNGDSHNNGKYALYLTASQPGSDKGPNQITTGENLNPVKTLRMRYNAWKKTQGPGVAGLPNPLPAPPATPPGGGGGQGRRGPIQVMPLTTTAWTDGGTIPAKYTQAGVQVSPPLAWSNVPDDAVSFVLIAHDTDATFGNGTDDMLHWLLWNLPKGTRSLPEAIAQGNQLPDGSRQISASGPYYRGPGAPASGPAHHYVFEIYALDSTIDVPAVGQSPPLTRAAVVAAMAGKIRGKGALVGLFKR, from the coding sequence ATGCGTCGAGCGCTACTGGTCCTGTTTTCCCTGCTGTTCCTGCCCTCGTCAGCCTTTGCCACCTGGTCGGTGATCGCCGTTGACCGGGCCTCGGGCCGCGTCGTCATTGCCTCCGCCACGTGCGTGGACCGCGACGACCAGTTCCTGATGGGCGTGCAAGCCGTGGTGGTGCCCGGCAAGGGCGTGGCGGCGTGCCAGGCCGGTGTCGATAACACCCACAAGAACCAAATGCTGGTGTTCGAGGAGCTCAACAAGGGCACCGACCCCAACCGCATCATCGCGATGCTCAGCCAGGATCCGGCGTACCAGAGCCGGCAGTTCGGCATCCTCGACCTGCAGGGCCGGAGCGCGGGCCACTCGGGCCTGACCAACGGCTACGTGTCGCAGGACATCCAGGGCCAGGTGCCGGGCACGGAGATCTTCTATTCGATCCAGGGCAACATCCTGCGTCCCGGACAGGTGGTGCCAAACGCGGTGCAGGCGTTCCTCAAGACCGCGGGATCGATCACCGATCGGGTGATGGCGGCGATGGACGCCGCGGACGGCTCCGGCGGTGACAGCCGCTGCGTGTGCCCGCCATGGCCGACCAACGGCACGGCGCCGGCGATCCCGTGCGACGGCCGCACCGCGCACGTCGCCTACATCCTGGCGGCGGATCCCAAAGACACCAACGGCGACTCGCACAACAACGGCAAGTACGCGCTGTATCTCACCGCCTCGCAGCCCGGCTCGGACAAGGGCCCGAACCAGATCACGACGGGCGAGAACCTCAACCCGGTGAAGACGTTGCGGATGCGCTACAACGCGTGGAAGAAGACGCAGGGCCCCGGCGTGGCCGGCTTGCCCAATCCCCTGCCGGCTCCTCCCGCGACGCCGCCCGGCGGCGGTGGCGGCCAGGGCCGCCGCGGACCGATTCAAGTGATGCCGCTAACCACGACGGCGTGGACGGATGGCGGCACCATCCCCGCGAAGTACACGCAGGCGGGCGTGCAGGTGTCGCCGCCGCTGGCGTGGAGCAACGTGCCGGATGACGCGGTCAGCTTCGTCCTGATCGCGCACGACACCGATGCCACGTTCGGCAACGGCACCGACGACATGCTGCATTGGCTGTTGTGGAACCTCCCGAAGGGCACGCGGTCGCTGCCGGAAGCCATCGCCCAAGGCAACCAACTGCCCGATGGCTCGCGGCAGATCAGCGCCAGCGGCCCCTACTATCGCGGTCCCGGCGCACCGGCCTCAGGTCCGGCGCACCACTACGTGTTCGAGATCTACGCGCTTGATTCGACCATCGACGTGCCGGCGGTCGGCCAGTCGCCGCCGCTCACGCGCGCCGCCGTCGTCGCGGCGATGGCTGGGAAGATACGCGGCAAAGGCGCGTTGGTGGGGCTGTTCAAGCGCTGA
- a CDS encoding class II fumarate hydratase — MTRTEHDALGPVEVPAERLWGAQTERSRHHFAIGVERLTWTRPVIRALGLLKRAAARANVELGELSAERGALIARAADEVIAGALDAEFPLVVFQTGSGTQTNMNANEVIANRANQLAGAPLGSHAPVHPNDHVNRGQSSNDGFPVVMHLATTEQVVHRLVPAVTALRDTLAKKARDFERIVIVGRTHLQDAVPISLGDVVGGWVAQIDDTLAGVTATLPGLHALALGATAVGTGLNAHPKFGATASRCLAEDTGLPFHETRNHVAALSSHDAMAATSGALRGLAGALMKMANDVRLYASGPRAGIGELRLPENEPGSSIMPGKINPTQCEALTMVAVHVHGNDAAVAFANSQGQFQLNVFKPVILHNVLESIALLADAATSFETFCARGLEADEARIREHLEQSLMLVTALTPHIGYERAAAIALAAHRQGLALRDAAIASGHVTTRQFDEWVRPERMARPHATDHG, encoded by the coding sequence ATGACTCGCACCGAACACGATGCTCTCGGACCGGTCGAGGTGCCAGCTGAGCGGTTATGGGGCGCGCAGACGGAGCGGTCGCGCCATCACTTCGCCATCGGCGTGGAGCGGTTGACGTGGACCCGTCCGGTGATTCGCGCCCTCGGGTTGCTCAAAAGGGCCGCCGCGCGCGCCAATGTCGAACTGGGCGAGTTGTCAGCGGAGCGAGGTGCGTTGATCGCGCGCGCCGCGGACGAAGTGATCGCCGGCGCGCTGGACGCCGAGTTCCCACTGGTGGTGTTCCAGACCGGTTCGGGCACCCAGACCAACATGAACGCCAACGAGGTGATTGCCAACCGCGCCAATCAACTCGCCGGCGCGCCTCTCGGTTCGCACGCGCCGGTGCACCCGAACGATCACGTCAATCGCGGACAATCGTCGAACGACGGCTTTCCCGTCGTCATGCATCTCGCCACCACCGAGCAGGTCGTGCACCGCCTCGTGCCGGCCGTCACCGCGCTGCGCGACACGCTGGCGAAGAAGGCGCGCGACTTCGAGCGCATCGTCATCGTCGGCCGCACCCACCTGCAGGACGCGGTGCCGATTTCACTCGGGGATGTCGTCGGCGGCTGGGTCGCGCAGATCGACGACACGCTGGCCGGCGTCACCGCCACACTGCCCGGCCTGCATGCGCTCGCCCTGGGAGCCACGGCCGTCGGCACCGGATTGAACGCGCATCCGAAGTTCGGCGCCACCGCGTCGCGGTGCCTCGCCGAAGACACCGGCCTGCCGTTTCACGAGACCCGCAACCACGTCGCGGCGCTCTCGAGCCACGACGCCATGGCCGCCACCAGCGGCGCGCTGCGCGGCCTGGCCGGGGCGCTGATGAAGATGGCGAACGACGTCCGCCTCTACGCCTCGGGCCCGCGCGCCGGCATCGGCGAGTTGCGGCTGCCTGAAAACGAGCCGGGCTCGTCGATCATGCCGGGCAAGATCAACCCGACCCAGTGCGAGGCCCTGACCATGGTGGCCGTGCACGTGCACGGCAACGACGCCGCCGTCGCCTTCGCCAACTCGCAGGGCCAGTTTCAGCTGAACGTGTTCAAGCCGGTGATCCTGCACAACGTGCTCGAGTCGATCGCGCTGCTGGCCGATGCCGCGACCTCGTTCGAGACGTTCTGCGCCCGCGGGCTCGAAGCCGACGAGGCGCGCATCCGCGAGCACCTGGAACAGTCACTCATGCTGGTCACCGCGCTCACCCCGCATATCGGCTACGAGCGCGCGGCGGCGATCGCGCTCGCGGCCCACCGCCAGGGCCTCGCCTTGCGCGACGCCGCCATCGCGTCAGGACACGTCACGACTCGGCAGTTTGACGAATGGGTCCGCCCCGAACGCATGGCACGGCCTCACGCCACTGACCATGGGTGA
- a CDS encoding cupin domain-containing protein, which yields MSDRRDFITAGLMGLAASLIATRDAGAAPSSKPLAQKDAPRVNLDGWQMTATEVSYPPGEASGQHRHPGFVIGYVLEGQYRFAVNDQAPAVFSQGQMFFESFEGPGDVHSTSGNASTTQPAKILAIVFTKKGDPVTIPGA from the coding sequence ATGAGCGACCGCCGAGACTTCATCACCGCCGGGCTGATGGGCCTGGCCGCGTCACTGATCGCCACCCGCGACGCCGGTGCCGCGCCATCGTCGAAACCGCTGGCGCAGAAGGACGCACCCAGGGTCAACCTTGACGGCTGGCAGATGACGGCCACCGAGGTCAGCTATCCGCCCGGCGAAGCGTCGGGCCAGCACCGCCACCCGGGCTTCGTGATCGGCTACGTGCTCGAAGGGCAGTATCGGTTCGCGGTCAACGACCAGGCGCCGGCGGTGTTTTCGCAGGGGCAGATGTTCTTCGAGTCGTTCGAGGGGCCCGGCGATGTGCATTCGACGTCGGGCAACGCCAGCACCACGCAGCCGGCGAAGATCCTGGCGATTGTGTTCACCAAGAAAGGCGACCCGGTCACCATACCGGGCGCGTAG
- a CDS encoding TonB-dependent receptor → MTRKTVWSLVAVLAIGLFIPSTVAAQGGGASSTGTIQGRAADSSGAVLPGVTVTATSPSMIGVQTQVTNENGSYRFPAVPPGVYSLSFELAGFNTVKRDGVQVSLGFTANINADMALATLQETVTVSGASPVIDTTATRVQQNFKLEQLNSIPNGRDMWALLAATPGVVMSRIDVGGNRAGTQTGYTSYGLTGQVRVSVEGINTTEGTGGAGFYFDYGSFEEVFLGVAGQGAEAATPGVQSQFLGKSGSNRFSGEFYQDFYNNSFQTSNLSADQLSAGLRPGSNEVEKYYDTNVNFGGPIKKDKAWFHVSWRKQFNAVQQPLFTFDKTFDTWNTNPSFKATYQLNQHHKLVGYYQWNMKIQPDRLPVGGYTYTDAGQTVRQESPSWVYKGEWNGTLSDKLYVEARFGDFGYYDPRRTNSDEQYFWRDSGLLQLTGAHAQSQTDRDRKQVTGAATYFLDTKRGSHTIKFGGEIYKETQWGGRQQNVGGNVEHIYSNGRSSSVVFGVPTALSVSGRRASDDGDLLVVNNLDTQDLFLNDTWTLGRLTLNVGVRWDRYTGRMPSQQQLAFTNGPVSVPEQTFDARTFFTWNSFAPRAGVTFDVAGDGKTVIKASYGLFWHNPGPDVSAGANPNQTNKSVTYNWTDANGDRRFQMGEQGAVTSTSLAGTLQFDANTTQPYSYDASLYVERQIASTIGTRLGFVYKTEDDLIASYVPGRPISAYTVPFDFVDIGADGVRGTADDRTLQLLGVPSAQASSFPLTNVVMNTGRFSRYKTVEASMAKRQGNNWSAQIGGSYTWAHDFPGAYPNDPNGTFDQDTSRWDFKLSGTYEAPLKIRISPLVRHQAGANFARTISVGSAAATAAGAIYSGTINAEPLNSRRHDNVTVVDLRAERTFNVGGPARLRLMFDLFNITNTNAVETRTVATGASFLRPTAILAPRTARVGVRFQW, encoded by the coding sequence ATGACCCGAAAGACCGTTTGGAGCCTGGTGGCCGTCCTGGCCATCGGCCTGTTCATTCCCAGTACCGTTGCCGCCCAGGGCGGCGGCGCGAGCAGCACCGGCACCATCCAGGGCCGCGCTGCGGATTCGAGCGGCGCCGTGCTGCCCGGCGTGACGGTGACGGCCACGAGCCCGTCGATGATCGGCGTGCAGACGCAGGTCACCAATGAGAACGGCAGCTATCGCTTTCCCGCGGTGCCGCCCGGCGTCTACTCGCTGTCGTTCGAGCTGGCCGGCTTCAACACCGTGAAGCGCGATGGCGTTCAGGTGTCGCTCGGCTTTACCGCCAACATCAACGCCGACATGGCCCTGGCCACGCTGCAGGAAACGGTGACCGTCTCGGGCGCCTCGCCCGTGATCGATACCACCGCCACGCGCGTGCAGCAGAACTTCAAGCTGGAGCAGCTCAACTCGATTCCGAACGGCCGCGACATGTGGGCGCTGCTGGCGGCGACCCCCGGCGTGGTGATGAGCCGCATCGACGTCGGCGGCAATCGCGCCGGGACCCAGACCGGCTATACCTCGTACGGCCTCACCGGCCAGGTGCGCGTCTCGGTCGAGGGCATCAACACGACCGAGGGCACCGGCGGCGCCGGCTTCTACTTCGACTACGGCTCGTTCGAGGAAGTGTTCCTCGGCGTGGCCGGGCAGGGCGCTGAGGCCGCGACGCCGGGCGTGCAGTCGCAGTTTCTCGGCAAGTCGGGCAGCAACCGCTTCTCGGGCGAGTTTTACCAGGACTTCTACAACAACTCGTTCCAGACCTCGAACCTGTCGGCCGACCAGCTCTCGGCAGGCCTGCGTCCCGGGAGCAACGAGGTCGAGAAGTACTACGACACCAACGTGAACTTCGGCGGCCCGATCAAGAAGGACAAGGCCTGGTTCCACGTCTCGTGGCGCAAGCAGTTCAACGCCGTGCAGCAGCCGCTGTTCACGTTCGACAAGACCTTCGACACCTGGAACACCAACCCCTCGTTCAAAGCCACGTATCAGCTCAACCAGCATCACAAGCTGGTTGGCTACTACCAGTGGAACATGAAGATTCAGCCGGACCGGCTGCCCGTCGGCGGCTATACCTATACCGACGCGGGCCAGACCGTGCGGCAGGAGTCGCCGAGCTGGGTCTACAAGGGCGAGTGGAACGGCACGCTGAGCGACAAGCTCTACGTCGAAGCCCGCTTCGGCGACTTCGGTTATTACGATCCGCGCCGCACCAACAGCGACGAGCAGTACTTCTGGCGCGACAGCGGCCTGCTGCAGCTCACCGGCGCGCACGCCCAGAGCCAGACCGACCGTGACCGCAAGCAGGTCACCGGCGCCGCCACCTACTTCCTCGACACCAAGCGGGGCAGCCACACCATCAAGTTCGGCGGCGAGATCTACAAGGAGACACAGTGGGGCGGCCGCCAGCAGAACGTCGGCGGCAACGTCGAGCACATCTACTCGAACGGACGCTCGAGCTCGGTGGTCTTCGGCGTGCCCACGGCGTTGTCGGTCAGCGGCCGCCGCGCCAGCGACGATGGGGATCTGCTGGTGGTGAACAACCTCGATACCCAGGACCTCTTCCTCAACGACACCTGGACTCTGGGCCGCCTGACGCTGAACGTCGGCGTCCGCTGGGATCGCTACACCGGCCGCATGCCTTCGCAGCAGCAGTTGGCTTTCACCAACGGCCCGGTGAGCGTGCCGGAGCAGACCTTCGACGCCCGCACGTTCTTTACCTGGAACTCGTTCGCGCCGCGCGCCGGTGTCACCTTCGACGTGGCCGGTGACGGCAAGACCGTGATCAAGGCCAGCTACGGCCTGTTCTGGCACAACCCCGGTCCGGACGTGAGCGCCGGCGCCAACCCGAACCAGACCAACAAGAGCGTCACCTACAACTGGACCGATGCCAATGGTGATCGCCGTTTCCAGATGGGTGAACAGGGCGCGGTGACCAGCACGTCGCTGGCCGGTACCCTCCAGTTCGACGCCAACACGACCCAGCCGTACTCCTACGACGCGTCGCTGTATGTGGAGCGGCAGATTGCCTCGACCATCGGCACCCGCCTCGGCTTCGTCTACAAGACTGAAGACGACCTGATCGCGTCGTATGTGCCGGGCCGGCCGATTTCGGCCTACACCGTGCCGTTTGACTTCGTCGACATCGGCGCCGACGGCGTCAGGGGCACCGCCGACGACCGCACCCTCCAGCTGCTGGGCGTGCCGAGCGCGCAGGCCTCCAGCTTCCCGCTCACCAACGTGGTCATGAACACGGGCCGGTTCTCGCGCTATAAGACCGTGGAAGCCTCGATGGCCAAGCGCCAGGGCAACAACTGGTCCGCGCAGATCGGGGGCAGCTACACCTGGGCGCACGACTTCCCGGGCGCGTATCCGAACGATCCGAACGGCACGTTTGATCAGGACACGTCGCGCTGGGACTTCAAGCTGTCGGGCACCTACGAGGCGCCGTTGAAGATCCGGATCTCGCCGCTGGTGCGTCACCAGGCCGGCGCCAACTTCGCGCGCACCATCTCGGTGGGATCGGCGGCGGCGACGGCGGCCGGTGCGATCTACAGTGGCACCATCAACGCCGAGCCGCTCAACTCGCGGCGCCATGACAACGTCACCGTGGTCGACCTGCGTGCCGAGCGGACCTTCAACGTCGGCGGACCGGCTCGCCTGCGCCTGATGTTCGACCTGTTCAACATCACCAACACCAACGCGGTCGAAACGCGCACGGTCGCGACCGGCGCGTCGTTCCTGCGGCCGACGGCCATCCTCGCCCCGCGCACCGCGCGCGTCGGCGTGCGGTTCCAGTGGTAG